One segment of Pseudoalteromonas rubra DNA contains the following:
- a CDS encoding class I SAM-dependent methyltransferase — protein MKPALSFQQGPKPYQWQDFPHGDYVRAGIERRMAHWLPRMFGYHMLKLGCLSGQLDTSQSPISHQICVAPEGGHVGVLAEIDELPFYEHSVDACILSQCLEYHSDPHHILREAHRTLIPGGYIVISGFNPFSLCGLAHLLPFSKEKLPWSGRFFTPSRVKDWLDLLGFEILADERFVHASLARGSRLSRFAPWRRFCRHYMKPMGSVYLLVARKRVAPLTPIKPKWHARPKWTPAVKGARLKHSRNQEQS, from the coding sequence ATGAAACCAGCTCTAAGTTTTCAGCAGGGTCCGAAACCCTACCAGTGGCAGGATTTTCCACATGGAGATTATGTGCGCGCAGGCATAGAAAGGCGGATGGCTCATTGGCTGCCGCGAATGTTTGGTTATCATATGCTCAAGCTGGGCTGCCTGAGTGGTCAGCTGGATACGTCACAAAGTCCGATCAGTCATCAGATTTGTGTTGCGCCAGAGGGGGGGCATGTTGGCGTGTTAGCAGAAATCGATGAATTACCCTTTTATGAACATAGCGTAGACGCATGTATTCTCAGTCAATGTCTGGAATATCATTCTGATCCCCATCATATTTTACGGGAGGCACACCGAACACTGATCCCGGGTGGGTATATCGTGATCAGCGGGTTTAATCCATTTAGTTTGTGTGGACTGGCGCATTTGCTGCCATTTAGCAAAGAAAAACTGCCCTGGTCGGGACGCTTTTTTACCCCGTCCCGGGTTAAGGACTGGCTGGATCTGCTGGGGTTTGAAATTCTTGCCGATGAGCGATTCGTCCATGCCTCACTGGCAAGAGGTTCACGGCTGTCGCGTTTTGCGCCCTGGCGACGTTTTTGTCGTCATTACATGAAGCCGATGGGCAGTGTCTATTTGCTGGTGGCCCGCAAACGGGTCGCACCTTTAACGCCGATTAAACCCAAATGGCATGCGCGTCCTAAATGGACGCCAGCGGTAAAAGGCGCGCGACTGAAGCACAGTCGTAATCAGGAACAAAGTTAG
- a CDS encoding lytic transglycosylase translates to MKKPLLLLLVSALLSGCQTTFDSPTIEQAEQLDHASPAEISDTLMSAIQEPVEADEPPPVFDDVWERIRYQLSIDVPQNRPVVAERNYYQRHQAYLDRISKRAEPYLYYIVEEVEKREMPIEIALLPIVESAFDPFGYSHRSASGIWQFMPQTGERFDLKQNWWYDGRRDIVQSTRAALEYLTYLHKTLEGDWLNAIAAYNSGEGRLLKAIRKNRKKHLPTDFWSLDLPRETTAYVPKLLALSDLLKRQDEFNVKWNKIINAQVVDTVEVGSQIDLALAAEMADMSLTELYRLNPGFNRWATDPNGPHTLLLPADKIEAFQTRLASTPVKDRLRWQYYTVARGDSLSVIAKKFTTSTSAIRSLNKLDSHMIRVGQKLLVPLSDGELQSEHLPDAVRSAANKATRNKKTHTVTSGDTLWDISREYDVTVAQLAKWNRLKANAVLKLGQKLTIYQSQSTTQPVANTTERTITYKVRKGDSLTRIAAKFNLTVSEIVKWNKLAGQKYLYPGQKLKLTVDVKRS, encoded by the coding sequence ATGAAAAAGCCTCTCTTGCTGCTGTTAGTATCAGCACTGTTGAGCGGTTGTCAAACCACGTTCGACAGCCCCACAATTGAACAAGCCGAACAACTGGACCACGCCAGTCCAGCCGAAATCAGCGACACTCTGATGAGTGCCATTCAGGAACCCGTGGAAGCCGATGAGCCACCACCTGTGTTCGACGACGTCTGGGAGCGGATCCGCTATCAGTTGTCTATTGACGTGCCACAAAACCGGCCCGTAGTTGCAGAACGTAACTACTACCAGCGCCACCAAGCTTACCTGGATCGGATTTCAAAGCGCGCCGAACCCTACCTGTACTATATTGTAGAGGAAGTTGAGAAACGCGAAATGCCGATTGAAATTGCATTGCTGCCAATCGTAGAAAGTGCGTTCGATCCGTTCGGTTATTCTCACCGCAGCGCGTCTGGGATCTGGCAGTTTATGCCACAAACCGGAGAGCGGTTCGATCTTAAACAAAACTGGTGGTATGACGGCCGTCGCGACATCGTTCAGTCAACTCGCGCCGCACTGGAATATCTCACTTACCTGCATAAGACACTCGAAGGCGACTGGCTCAATGCCATTGCGGCCTATAACTCAGGAGAAGGGCGACTACTCAAGGCGATCCGGAAAAATCGTAAGAAGCACTTACCAACCGATTTCTGGTCTTTAGATTTGCCACGTGAAACCACAGCCTATGTGCCTAAATTGCTCGCCCTGTCTGACTTGTTAAAACGCCAGGATGAGTTTAATGTTAAATGGAATAAGATCATTAATGCGCAGGTGGTTGATACCGTCGAAGTAGGATCACAAATCGATTTGGCGTTAGCCGCCGAAATGGCAGATATGTCGCTCACGGAGCTTTATCGTCTAAACCCGGGTTTTAACCGCTGGGCCACAGATCCGAACGGACCACATACCCTGTTGCTGCCAGCAGATAAAATCGAAGCATTTCAAACCCGCCTTGCCAGTACACCAGTCAAAGATCGCCTGCGCTGGCAATACTACACCGTTGCGCGCGGTGATAGTTTATCAGTGATTGCCAAGAAGTTTACCACCAGCACCAGTGCAATCCGTTCACTGAATAAATTGGATTCACATATGATCCGGGTTGGTCAGAAACTGCTGGTCCCACTGAGCGACGGCGAGTTACAAAGCGAGCATTTACCAGATGCCGTGCGCAGCGCTGCAAACAAAGCAACACGCAATAAAAAAACCCATACAGTCACCAGTGGCGATACCTTATGGGATATCAGCCGCGAGTATGACGTCACCGTGGCGCAGCTTGCCAAATGGAACAGACTCAAAGCCAACGCAGTACTTAAGCTGGGACAAAAACTCACCATTTATCAGAGCCAGAGTACCACTCAGCCTGTCGCAAACACGACCGAGCGCACCATTACCTATAAGGTACGTAAAGGAGATTCTCTGACACGGATTGCGGCCAAGTTTAATCTCACTGTCAGTGAAATCGTAAAGTGGAACAAGCTTGCCGGTCAGAAGTATCTCTATCCCGGTCAAAAGCTGAAACTGACCGTGGATGTCAAACGTTCATAA
- the rnhA gene encoding ribonuclease HI, translating into MQKSVEIYTDGSCLGNPGPGGYGVYLSYQGHEKTLNAGYRLTTNNRMEMLAAIVALETLKRPCQVILYTDSQYVKQGIESWLANWKKRNWKTAAKKPVKNVDLWQRLDAAVQRHTIEWRWVKGHAGNKYNELVDDLAREAAGGAVLQEDTGYQSE; encoded by the coding sequence GTGCAAAAATCCGTAGAGATCTATACCGACGGCTCCTGCTTGGGCAACCCGGGTCCTGGCGGCTATGGTGTGTACCTCAGTTACCAAGGTCATGAAAAGACCCTCAACGCCGGATATCGGCTTACCACAAATAACCGCATGGAGATGCTGGCAGCGATAGTTGCACTCGAAACACTCAAGCGTCCATGCCAGGTGATCCTGTACACAGACAGTCAATATGTGAAACAAGGGATCGAATCCTGGCTGGCCAACTGGAAAAAGCGCAACTGGAAAACAGCCGCCAAAAAGCCAGTTAAAAATGTCGACCTATGGCAACGACTGGACGCTGCGGTTCAGCGTCACACCATTGAGTGGCGTTGGGTTAAGGGCCATGCAGGCAACAAATACAATGAGCTAGTGGACGACCTGGCACGCGAAGCCGCTGGCGGTGCGGTTCTGCAAGAAGATACCGGTTACCAGAGCGAGTAA
- the gloB gene encoding hydroxyacylglutathione hydrolase — protein MAQVAVQIHPINAFNDNYIWAICRSDSNLMWVVDPGQSEPVIEFATAQHKQLAGILVTHHHWDHTDGIAPLLAHYGNLPIYGPKNTPFGGITHPLSDSDKVTIAGLDFTIAHTPGHTLDHICYLSTDLAFTGDTLFSAGCGRLFEGSPAQMWRAMQALAQLPPECKIYCTHEYTQANLTFAAAVEPGNHDITTWQEWGQQQRAQALPTLPTTIARELSINPFMRANLPHMLDTVPSELQADCDEDWQRFAVLRQWKDNF, from the coding sequence ATGGCGCAAGTCGCAGTGCAAATCCACCCTATCAACGCCTTCAATGACAATTATATCTGGGCAATATGTCGGTCAGATAGCAATTTAATGTGGGTTGTGGACCCCGGGCAAAGCGAGCCCGTTATTGAATTCGCCACAGCACAACACAAACAACTGGCCGGCATCTTAGTCACGCACCATCACTGGGATCATACCGATGGCATCGCACCTTTGCTGGCACATTATGGCAACCTGCCCATCTATGGCCCCAAAAATACGCCATTTGGCGGCATCACACACCCTTTGAGTGACAGTGATAAGGTCACCATTGCCGGGCTGGACTTTACCATTGCGCATACACCTGGACATACACTGGACCACATCTGCTACCTGAGTACTGATTTGGCATTTACCGGAGATACCTTATTCAGCGCGGGCTGTGGCCGTTTATTTGAGGGTAGCCCGGCACAGATGTGGCGCGCTATGCAAGCTCTTGCCCAGCTCCCTCCCGAGTGCAAAATTTATTGCACGCATGAATATACGCAGGCTAACCTGACTTTTGCCGCTGCGGTAGAGCCTGGCAATCACGACATTACTACATGGCAGGAGTGGGGCCAGCAACAGCGCGCACAGGCGCTACCAACCTTACCGACAACCATCGCACGTGAGTTAAGCATTAACCCTTTTATGCGGGCAAATCTGCCACATATGCTCGATACTGTACCGTCTGAGTTACAAGCTGACTGTGATGAAGACTGGCAAAGGTTTGCCGTGCTCAGGCAATGGAAGGATAATTTTTAG
- a CDS encoding substrate-binding periplasmic protein encodes MHWTLVLLMLVGCSFARASESIRIATGEYPPFTGSKLVDDGFVNHLIRQVLAEAGLSAEFVYLPWKRSFQAAQQGMYDMASYWVCEREYQQHFYCSDELYRGQLLLYFRAETPLPQWHSIDDLKPYRIGAILGYEYVPEFHQAMQKGELDVIMVSNDRLNLNMLLNDRVDLILLSETAMQSLLAEHFPSMPKDQIQAHSKPFLNYRAHVLFPNSLASSSALRERFNASLKKLKASGEFERQWQRLIKGEFIPRQD; translated from the coding sequence ATGCACTGGACCCTGGTTTTATTAATGCTGGTTGGTTGTAGTTTTGCACGGGCAAGTGAGTCCATTCGCATTGCAACTGGGGAGTATCCACCGTTTACCGGCAGCAAGCTTGTTGACGATGGCTTTGTCAATCACCTCATACGTCAGGTACTTGCAGAGGCAGGGCTGAGCGCCGAGTTTGTTTATTTGCCCTGGAAGCGCAGTTTTCAGGCTGCGCAGCAAGGTATGTATGACATGGCGTCTTACTGGGTTTGCGAGCGCGAATATCAACAACACTTTTATTGTAGCGATGAGCTCTATCGTGGCCAGCTGTTACTCTATTTCAGGGCTGAGACGCCGTTGCCACAATGGCACAGCATTGATGATCTCAAGCCTTATCGGATAGGCGCGATTTTAGGATACGAATATGTACCAGAGTTTCATCAGGCGATGCAAAAGGGGGAGCTGGATGTGATTATGGTCAGCAATGACCGGCTTAACCTCAACATGCTGCTTAATGATCGCGTTGATTTGATTTTGCTCAGTGAAACAGCGATGCAAAGCTTACTGGCAGAACACTTTCCATCTATGCCGAAAGACCAAATACAGGCGCACTCTAAGCCTTTTTTAAACTATCGGGCGCATGTACTGTTTCCAAACTCTCTAGCGAGCAGCAGTGCGCTGCGCGAGCGTTTTAATGCCAGCCTGAAAAAGCTCAAAGCGTCAGGTGAGTTTGAGCGTCAGTGGCAACGGCTGATCAAGGGTGAGTTCATTCCTCGGCAGGATTAA
- a CDS encoding TIGR03503 family protein: MLLYCAVFSATMMADTPQITLLERDGKVNEIPLLDNRFRIDHNVKKITLLFFRAPGTPAVVLVKPDGSKYYATHAIADEKLEWYDEISYDLVIVTDPMPGPWQVLGQIRQDSRVMVLGDIELQVDPLPPLIFRGEMLKIQGQVTNDGQPVDIGYFRDVVTLYVEFVSTNNDQYANFGAGTQSVAEFKDDGREFDERPLDGIFTGEFRLNFPAGEWQPEFYIETPILKRRVVKDPIIIAEPPFSFELMLAGQEDFEHQLTIRLESEVVKPETVIFQGKILYPNGEEQMFTLNGEERLYRQLAIKNYDWGRYSVELSAFGENINGREFMARLPDYNFEIERPIEKVPELPESERPTQRVVTPPEPEPGLSTGAIVAIVVVGNLLILLLGWLAVRIFVQKKPIKLKISLPFIGKKKQLDLEELDQNAENSGKPSSKNDKSADILNLSMSDD, translated from the coding sequence ATGTTGTTATATTGCGCAGTGTTTAGCGCGACGATGATGGCCGACACACCGCAAATTACGCTGCTTGAGCGAGACGGCAAGGTCAATGAGATCCCTTTACTGGATAATCGCTTTCGCATTGACCACAATGTTAAGAAAATTACGTTGTTGTTCTTTCGTGCCCCGGGTACGCCTGCCGTGGTGCTGGTTAAACCCGACGGCAGTAAATACTACGCCACGCATGCTATTGCTGACGAAAAGCTCGAATGGTATGACGAGATCAGTTATGACCTGGTGATAGTGACCGATCCTATGCCTGGCCCCTGGCAGGTACTAGGTCAGATCCGCCAGGACAGCCGGGTTATGGTGTTGGGGGATATTGAGTTGCAGGTTGACCCCTTACCGCCTTTGATCTTCCGTGGTGAAATGCTGAAAATTCAGGGACAAGTCACCAACGATGGCCAGCCTGTCGATATTGGTTACTTCCGTGATGTTGTTACTCTGTATGTCGAGTTTGTCAGCACTAATAATGATCAGTACGCTAACTTTGGTGCGGGCACGCAAAGTGTGGCCGAATTTAAAGATGATGGCCGGGAATTTGATGAGCGCCCTCTGGATGGCATCTTTACTGGTGAATTTCGTCTGAATTTTCCAGCCGGTGAGTGGCAACCCGAATTCTATATAGAAACGCCCATCCTCAAACGTCGTGTAGTGAAAGATCCTATCATTATTGCAGAGCCACCTTTTTCTTTTGAATTGATGCTGGCAGGGCAGGAAGACTTTGAGCACCAGTTGACTATCAGGTTGGAGTCCGAGGTGGTGAAACCGGAGACTGTGATCTTTCAGGGAAAAATCTTATACCCCAATGGTGAAGAGCAAATGTTCACCCTCAATGGCGAAGAGCGTTTGTACCGCCAGCTGGCAATTAAAAATTATGATTGGGGTCGATACAGTGTGGAGTTGTCCGCCTTTGGTGAAAACATCAACGGCCGAGAGTTTATGGCCCGCCTGCCAGATTATAACTTTGAAATAGAACGCCCGATTGAAAAAGTACCGGAGTTACCTGAGTCAGAGCGGCCAACGCAGCGTGTGGTCACACCGCCTGAACCGGAACCGGGTCTCAGCACCGGTGCCATTGTTGCCATTGTGGTTGTTGGTAATTTGCTGATCCTGCTGTTGGGTTGGCTGGCCGTGCGCATTTTTGTACAGAAAAAGCCCATCAAATTAAAAATCAGCCTGCCCTTTATCGGTAAGAAAAAGCAGTTAGATTTGGAAGAGTTAGATCAGAATGCAGAAAACTCTGGCAAACCAAGTTCAAAAAATGACAAATCAGCTGATATTTTGAACCTTTCGATGTCGGATGACTAA
- the dnaQ gene encoding DNA polymerase III subunit epsilon, with protein MHKRQIVLDTETTGIDPKEGHRIIEIGCVELVNRRLTGNNFHVYINPQRSIEEEAIDVHGITNEFLRDKPFFHHVAQEFYDYIQGAELVIHNAPFDVGFMDHEFAMLNQGFAKTHEVCEVLDTLVMARDLHPGQKNSLDALCRRYDIDNSKRTLHGALLDSEILSDVYLAMTGGQKKLNLAQYNEQAQQGSGGGIRRLSAERAPLNVVLATAEELDAHEARMELVNKACGQSLWQQ; from the coding sequence ATGCATAAAAGACAAATAGTACTGGATACAGAAACCACGGGCATTGACCCCAAAGAAGGTCACCGGATCATCGAGATCGGGTGTGTGGAATTAGTGAATCGTCGCCTGACTGGCAACAATTTCCATGTCTACATCAACCCACAACGTAGTATTGAAGAAGAGGCCATTGACGTTCACGGTATTACCAATGAGTTCCTGCGAGACAAACCTTTTTTCCATCACGTTGCGCAAGAGTTTTATGACTATATTCAGGGGGCCGAACTGGTGATCCACAACGCGCCGTTCGACGTCGGCTTTATGGATCATGAGTTTGCTATGCTTAATCAGGGGTTTGCAAAAACTCATGAGGTATGTGAGGTACTCGATACTTTGGTGATGGCGCGGGACTTGCATCCGGGTCAGAAGAACAGCCTTGATGCTTTATGTCGCCGTTATGATATAGATAACTCAAAACGAACATTGCACGGCGCTTTACTGGATTCCGAGATTTTATCGGATGTCTACCTGGCTATGACAGGAGGCCAGAAGAAGCTTAATCTGGCTCAGTACAATGAACAGGCACAGCAGGGTAGTGGCGGGGGGATCCGTCGCTTGAGTGCTGAGCGTGCGCCGCTGAATGTGGTGCTGGCGACGGCAGAAGAGCTAGATGCGCATGAAGCGCGCATGGAGCTGGTCAATAAAGCCTGCGGGCAGAGTTTGTGGCAGCAGTAG